A single window of Onychomys torridus chromosome 8, mOncTor1.1, whole genome shotgun sequence DNA harbors:
- the LOC118588362 gene encoding serine protease 41-like, with protein sequence MGLRGPMPLVVVLLVCVVLGKSGSREESQASGLKNTTNKLLSVPCGRRKDIQSLIVGGTESVQGRWPWQASLRWKKSHHCGGSLLSHRWVLTAAHCVRKHLDPGKWSVQLGQLTSKPSLWNRKAYSGRYRVKDIIVNYKDTMKFHDLALLRLTSSVTYNKDIQPICVQPSTFTFQHWPSCWVAGWGVLEESMKPLPPPYHLREVQVIILNRSRCHELFKITSLHPFISSDMFCAGTEDGSADTCSGDSGGPLVCIMDGLWYQIGIVSWGIGCGRPNLPGLYTNVSQHYSWIQTMMTLNSAVRPDLVLLLLSLTLLQAPWLLRPT encoded by the exons ATGGGTTTGCGGGGCCCCATGccgctggtggtggtgctgctggtgtGCGTGGTGCTGGGGAAGTCTG GATCCCGTGAGGAAAGCCAGGCGTCAG GTCTCAAGAACACCACAAACAAGCTCCTCTCAG TGCCGTGTGGCCGCCGGAAGGACATCCAGTCACTGATAGTGGGCGGAACAGAATCCGTGCAAGGGCGCTGGCCATGGCAAGCCAGCCTGCGCTGGAAGAAGTCCCACCACTGTGGAGGGAGCCTTCTCAGCCACCGATGGGTGCTCACTGCCGCACACTGCGTTAGAAA GCACCTTGATCCAGGAAAGTGGAGCGTCCAGCTTGGGCAGCTTACTTCCAAGCCTTCTCTCTGGAACAGGAAGGCCTATTCTGGCCGGTACAGGGTAAAGGACATCATTGTAAACTACAAAGACACAATGAAGTTTCATGACCTGGCCCTGCTGAGGCTGACTTCCTCAGTCACCTATAACAAGGACATCCAGCCCATCTGTGTCCAGCCCTCCACCTTCACGTTCCAGCACTGGCCCAGCTGCTGGGTGGCCGGCTGGGGAGTCCTTGAGGAGAGCATGA AACCGCTGCCACCACCCTACCACCTCCGAGAAGTGCAGGTCATCATCCTAAACAGGAGCAGGTGCCACGAACTGTTCAAGATTACTTCTCTCCACCCCTTTATCAGCAGTGACATGTTTTGTGCTGGTACTGAGGATGGCAGTGCAGACACCTGCAGT GGTGACTCAGGAGGACCCTTGGTCTGCATCATGGACGGTCTCTGGTATCAGATTGGAATCGTGAGCTGGGGAATAGGCTGTGGGCGGCCCAACCTGCCTGGCCTCTACACCAACGTGAGTCAGCACTACAGCTGGATCCAGACCATGATGACCCTCAACAGTGCAGTCAGACCTGATCTGGTGCTACTGCTGCTGTCCCTTACTCTGCTCCAGGCTCCCTGGCTTCTGAGGCCCACCTGA
- the LOC118588343 gene encoding serine protease 33-like, protein MELALSAILFALFPGALLGSENLIADSYSLSPMTDSSINLDSVCGRPRASGRIVSGQDAQLGQWPWQVSVREYGEHVCGGSLIAEDWVLTAAHCFSEDQSLSAYTVLLGTISSYPGPSEPKELKEVARCIKYPSYSANEHSSGDIALVQLASSISFDDYILPVCLPKPGDPLDPSTLCWVTGWGRIATNQPLPPPFTLQELQVPLIDAQTCNAYYQENSVSSTKLAIFEDMLCAGFEEGGKDACNGDSGGPLVCDINGAWIQAGVVSWGSDCALPKRPGVYTNVSVYTSWITNTMWNSALETRSFSLSLADTSVSGPLLASLASTFLFLGA, encoded by the exons ATGGAGCTGGCCCTGTCTGCCATTCTATTTGCCCTCTTTCCTGGAGCCCTGCTGGGGAGTGAGAACCTCATAGCAGACTCCTACAGCTTGTCTCCTATGACAGACAGTAGCATTAACCTGGATTCAG TGTGTGGACGTCCCAGGGCTTCAGGCCGCATCGTGTCTGGGCAAGATGCCCAGCTGGGCCAGTGGCCTTGGCAGGTCAGCGTGAGGGAGTATGGTGAGCACGTGTGTGGGGGCTCCCTGATTGCTGAGGACTGGGTGTTGACTGCTGCCCACTGCTTCAGCGA GGACCAGTCCCTGTCTGCCTACACAGTACTGCTGGGTACCATCTCCTCCTACCCTGGGCCCAGTGAGCCAAAGGAGCTGAAAGAAGTGGCCCGGTGTATCAAGTACCCAAGCTATTCAGCAAATGAGCACAGTAGTGGAGACATTGCCCTGGTGCAGCTGGCTTCATCCATCTCCTTCGATGACTACATCCTTCCAGTCTGCCTCCCGAAACCTGGAGATCCCCTGGACCCCAGCACCTTGTGTTGGGTCACTGGCTGGGGACGCATTGCCACAAATCAAC CACTCCCGCCACCGTTTACCCTGCAGGAGCTGCAGGTGCCTCTTATTGATGCCCAAACCTGCAATGCCTACTACCAGGAGAACTCTGTTTCCAGCACGAAGCTTGCCATCTTCGAAGACATGCTGTGTGCCGGCTTTGAGGAAGGCGGGAAGGATGCCTGTAAT GGTGATTCCGGAGGTCCCCTGGTCTGTGACATTAATGGTGCCTGGATCCAGGCAGGGGTGGTGAGTTGGGGATCCGACTGTGCCCTTCCCAAGAGACCAGGTGTTTACACCAATGTCAGCGTCTACACTTCATGGATCACAAACACAATGTGGAACTCAGCCCTAGAAACAAGAAGTTTCTCTCTGAGCCTTGCAGACACCTCAGTCTCTGGCCCGTTGCTGGCATCCCTGGCAAgcaccttcctcttcctggggGCCTAA